TTTTGAACTGCTTTTATTGTCTCTTGCAATGGGAGACCGTTTAAAGGACCTGACAGCTGCAAAACTAGTTATTCAGTCCGAAAAAATGAGAATTCAGGAGGAGAACCTTTATCTGATCAGTACCCAGAATGAGCGGCTGGAAAAGATAGTAGAGTCAAGAACAAAGTCGCTGCGGAAAATGGTGAAGTCTCTGGAGGAAGCGAACACAGATAAAAGCAGGCTTTTTTCAATTATAGCCCATGATCTTCGAAGCCCTTTCAGTAGTCTGATTAGTTTGTATTCTCTGAATGATCTGGATTTGTTGTCACTCGAAGAAGTAAAAATGCTGCTGAATGATAGTCGTCAAAGCTTCGATCATATCCATAATACATTGAATAATCTTTTATATTGGGCCCAAAGTCAGTTAAAAGGTATTAATACCGCTCCATCCCGCTTTAGTATGCGGATTTTAACCAATGATCTGATGCTGGTTTATCAGCCACTTATTAAAAAGAAGAATATCACGACAGAGGTGGTAATAACTGATGAGCAGGATGTTTATGCTGATCTGAATCAGATTAACCTGGTGATGCGTAATCTCATTGATAATGCAATTAAATTTACTCCATTAGGCGGTCATATTCGTTTAAAAATGTGGGGAAACGAGAACTTTATGTATATAGATGTTTGTAATCCGGTAGCGGGTGTTCTGAATATAGATCAGCTGGCTGAAGACTCGCATTTACAGCCTTCGTACGGTACATCTAATGAACGCGGAGTAGGACTTGGGTTGCAATTGTGCCGTGACTTTGTAGAGAAGAATAATGGATTGCTGAAGGCAAGTAAAGAGGAGGGTTGCGTGGTACTTCGTTTCAGTTTACCCAAATTCAAAGCGGGTATTACTCCTGATTCAAACAAATAATCTCTTACTAATTTAATCATACTTAGTCCTTTTTTCTTAGATTAGCCAAAGACATAAAAAGCATGATTTATATGAAAACAATATTATATTTTGTGGTTTTTAGTGACAAAATATAATATTGTTGTTAATTGTAATTGTTTGTTTTTCTTTTAATTAGTGCTGTGCTGTTAAAGTTATAGTAAATATGGAAGAATAAATGATGACTATGGTGACCTTAAAAACAGGTGAAATACAAAATAATATTCTGAATAGTATTTGTCGATGCTGTATTACAGTTAGTTATGGTTCTGATATGAACTAATACTCTTGTCTTTTGTAAGCAGCTGAAAAATCCGACCGCATCGTCTTAAAACGTGCGACTACGGTAGCGATAAATGTCTCATCAAGCATTTGGAATATTTCGTTTGCTCCTCCTCCGGTCAGGTCAAGTTCAGACAATTTGTAGCTCTGTTCAAAAGTTCCCTGTTCAAATTTTACAATATATTTTTGGTTCATATTGAACAAAGTTATCTTACATTCAGGATGCGGCAGTTCGGCGATTACTCTCATAAAAGAATTAAATTAGTGTATTAAAATCCGGTGAAGTTGCAGCTAAAAAGAAACACAACCAAATAATTCGGTTAAATTTTAAAACGGCGCTGAGAATATTACCAACCCTTTACATCGATATGCAGGTGATTGTTTAATTTTAGAGTCTCATTAAACAGCATTAAAATTTAAAAGAAACCAGAATAATGGCAGAAGATCTACTGATTATAAAAACAGAAAGTAAAGAAGAACAGTACCAATCATTGATTCCGCAAATTCAAGCTTTAATAAGCGGAGAAGATGACTTGATTGCTAACCTTGCTAACATCAGTGCAGCACTGAAAGAGCAGTTCGGGTGGCTATGGGTTGGCTTTTACCTGGTTAAAGGAGAGGAGCTGGTTTTAGGTCCGTTTCAAGGCCCGGTAGCCTGTACAAGAATAAAATCCGGTAAAGGTGTGTGTGGAAGATCATGGCAGGAAGCTAAAACATTCATTGTAGAGGATGTAGATAAATTCCCGGGACATATTGCATGCAGCTCAGCTTCAAGATCAGAGATTGTATTACCCATTGTTATAGATGGGGATGTATTTGGTGTATTGGATGCAGATAGTGCTGAACTGGCTCAATTTGACGAAATAGATGAATTGTACCTGAACCAGATAATCAGCTTTATTAAGGCCTGATGAATTGTCATTTAAATGTAACAAAGATTTAATTAGTGTAGAATCATTCTAAATAGTATATCTTTGTGCTACCAAAGCAGCAAATTCATACTGTTCAGTAATATTTATTAAATCCTGGTTGCCCGTACAAAAGAGTACGGGTAATACAGGTACAAATCATAGCATTCTCCAATAATAAAACTGCTAATCTTTTACCTATGTCAGCTCACCTTAATAAACCCGATTTTAAAGAAATAGCAGGTCAGTTAAGTTGCCCAAGCGGGGATACAGGGATAAAAACTGCTGAAACGATGGCTGTTAATAATGGCCATATGATTGCGCTTACTATCGCAGCGCTGGATCCGAAATCCAATGACGTACTTTTAGAAATAGGGCCTGGAAATGGCTCGCATGTTATTTCGCTCTTAGCAGCGACCAAACATTTACTCTATTATGGGGTAGATATCTCAACATTGATGGTCCAGGAAGCCATCAGAATCAATAGCGAAGCTGTATCTTCAGGAAGAGCCGATTTCTCTTTATCAGATGGGATGCAACTAAACTTTGCAGCCGGCTTTTTTACTAAAGTATTTACTATAAATACGCTCTATTTCTGGAAAGATCCAAAAGCTTATGTCACTGAAATACGAAGAGTACTTAGGCCAGGTGGTCTGTTTAGCCTGACTTTTGCTCCGCGTGAATTCATGGAGAAACTGCCATTTACTCCGTATGGCTTTCGTTTATACAGCAGGGAAGAAGCTGAAGAATTATTGATTAGTAATGGTTTTGAGATTGAAGAAGTGCATTTTCACAAAGAAATGGTCAGGAGCAATGCTGCCGGTATGGAAGTAGAGCGTGACATTATCATTATCAATGCAATCAGATCTGCTGATTAACCATTAAAAGATAATCTGTTTCCAAAAGGATCAATCACTTCCATATAGTCCACCTGATCATTCCAGGATTGTTTTTCCAGGCCCGGTCTGTTGAACTTATAATCCTTTGCCAGCAGCAATTGATGAAAGTCTTTCAGGTTTTCAAAATCAGCAATATAAGCTCTTGCGCCAGGGGTGCAATCTCCATGATGCTCAGTTAAATGTAGTAAAATACCCTGCATTGAAACCTGCATATAAATAGGGGTACCTGTCTCTTTATGTTCCCAGTCAATCTTAAAGCCGAGCCAGTTTATGTAAAATTCTATTGCTTTATCGTAATCGAATATTCTGAAAATGGGGATAATCGTTGCCATTTTTATTGGTGTTTAATCTGTTTCATAGCAGAGGAAGCTTTTACGGCCTCCTGCTGCATTTATTTGTTAAATATAGGGTTGTAATTGGTTAAAGAAAAAAGTGTCTTTAGCGGTCAGATGTTGCGTTTTCAGCTAAGCGTTTTCTACACAATCTGGTGAAGTTTTACATATTGCAGCAACATAATTGTTTTTCCATCTTTAATTTCTCCATTGGCTACCATAGCCATTGCCTGATCAATGGAAAGTTCCAGCACTTCGATATTTTCCTGCTCATGCGCCAATCCACCACCTTCATGTATTTTCATGTCCTTAGTGTAAGCTGCAATAAAGAAATATAAGATTTCTGTCACTGAACCCGGTGACATATAGGCTTCAAATATTTTACGTACTTCAGTTACCTGATAGCCTGTTTCTTCTTCTGTTTCTCTTTTGATACAATCCTCAGCATTGTCTTTATCTAATAATCCGGCGCAGGCCTCAATCAGTAATCCGGATTCATTTCCATTGATATAAGTAGGCAATCTGAATTGCCTGGTCAGGATAACAGTTTGTTGTTCTTTGTTATACAATAAAATTACTGCGCCATTTCCACGATCGTATGCTTCTCTGTCCTGCGTCTGTACTGTACCGTCTTTCAATGAATATTGGTAAGTTATCTTTTTAAGCGTATACCAGTTATCAGAAAGTAGTTCTGTGTTTATTATCTTTATGTTATCAATCATTATATATCCTGTTATAAGCGCAAATTAGACAGAAATGGCCATATTTTGTTAATTTTCAGGAAATAATATTGACAGCTTTTAACATTGCTTTTATCGCACTCCCAGATTACCACTTTTCCAAACCCAGCAATTTTTTGCCCAGAGGGGTAAGTTCTGCAACTGGATTTTTCTTTTCACGTTCCAATGGATCACCCGGAAAAGCATAACCCTGCATTGCTTCTCTATTTTCCCAGCTGCCAATTCTCCATTGCCTCAAATCTTCATCCTCTTCCTGAGCAGGCATCATAGCAATATATTGAGCAACTCTTACTTGATCTGTACTTGTATTTGCTCTGATGCCATGAGGTTGTGAACTATTAAAAATGAGTAAATCTCCTGCTTCCAGTTTGATCTTTTCCAGTTTAAATCCTGTCGTATCTGGTTTGTAATGGTCGCGGTCTGCCGGCTGGGTCAATTTCCAGGTATCATAAGTGCGGAATAGTTCAGGAATACATTGAAAGCCTCCCATATTTTCATCTGTCTGGTCAGCTAAAGCCAATACACCCTGTACATTTTGAGGTTTTGTTTCCGGATCATAATCCCAGTGAATAAAACCTTTATACTCAAAACCCGGACGCAATGGGAAATTCAGATTTGCCCTGTCTATAGTTACCCATAACTTTTCCGTTCCCCAGATGTCGGCAAAAGCCTGGTGGACCTTTGGATACATTCTGTTATCCCATAACAGCTGGTGGTTATAGATTTCTACCATGCCAGTATTGTTTAATTCTGACATCTGCATTTGTGCATTAGGTTTTTTATACCAGCTCTCTATCACATCCGGATCTTTTCCTTCATATGCCCATAGATAATCCGCAGTCTTTTTAACCTGATCCCGAGGAACCGCATTTTTGATCACTACATATCCATTTGTAATCCAGAAATCCCAATCTTGCTCAGTCAGCAAGCGTAAGGTTTTATCCTGACTACGATCATTCAAGCGGATCCCGCTGGATTTTGCAGTAGAAGGGTTCCCAGGTATATCCTGATGCGCCATTGTATTCATTGTTTGATTTTCCATTTGATCTCTGTTTGTTAATTCAAAATTACCCGGATCCAAAGCACCGTTTCTTCTTTGTAATGATCAATATTTGCTCTGTATTGATTTAATAGGTATGTTTAAGAATCAAAAGATGATAATAGCGCATTTATTTCGATAAAAAACAAAGACATCAAATGAATGAAATACAACTGGAGAAAATAAATTTTGACGTAGGTAAGTCTTTCAAGTATTTCTCTCCGAGACTAAGAAATACGTTCTTCTGGCATTTCCATGCTGAATATGAACTTGTTTATGTGGAAGCCGATGCTGGTATCCGTCATGTTGGCTCTCACATCTCTGGTTATACGCAAAGTGACCTCGTTTTTATTGGAAGAAATCTTCCGCATCTTAATTTTGATTACAGGTTGAGGAATGATTATCATCAAATCGTAGTTCAGCTAAGAACAGATTTCCTGGGTTCAGCTATAAGTACTTCACCAGAGTTTTCGGCAATTGATCAATTGTTTAAGAAAGCAGCTTTAGGCATTGCCTTCCATAGAGAGACAAAAACTATTGCAGTTAATAAGCTAAAAGAACTGGCAGCGCTTGATTCTTTTCAGCAACTGATCGGATTAGTTGAAATCTTTCAGCTCCTGGCGCATTCAACAGAAACCGAAATATTAAATGATGAAAAGATGAGTATATCTTTCTTTTTGAAAGATAAAATAAGGATGGGAGCCATCTATGAATATATTGATATGCATTATAATCAAAAACCAGATGTCAATATTGTCGCTTCAAAAGTAAATCTGACCACTGCTGCATTTTGCCGTTATTTTAAAAAACAAACCAATATGACCTTTACAGATTTTGTGAATCAATACCGGATTGATCTGGCTAAGAATCTGTTAATGCAGGATAAAAATGTAACTGAAACCTGTTATGCAGTAGGTTTTGAAAGCTTATCTTATTTCAATAAGTTATTTAATAAAATTGTTGGACAGAACCCTTCTGCCTTTAAAAAGAACTGGTTCCAGTCTTTTTCTTCTTAAGTAACCAGTTGTCTCCTGCTAAAATTACCTTTTGTCAAAACGATAACGCAGGTCGTCAATTAGTTTTCTGTAAAAGTTTATAGCATACGTTCTTCGTGAAGATTTATAAAATCAAATCACAGCTAAAAAAGAAATATGAAAATTTTACAGTATTGCCTGATCATTATTGGACTGGGCTTAAGTTTGAAAGCCAGCGCCCAAACAGGGATTTCTGGGACGATTAAGGCAGATTACGTTCCTTTCTCTAATTACATAAGAGCAGACAGTGTTAAAACTGGTTCGACCAGTAATTTTAAACGAATGCAGTTAGGGTTCAGCATTCCTCTTTCTGTCAAAACCGATTCCTCAGGACGACCAAAAATGTGGGCTGTAAACGTAAGTGGATCTTATGCTAAAATGGAAAACCGGGATTACGGGACAAAATTATTTCCTACAGAACTATTAAATGCCCAGGTTGGATTAGTCCACATGCGCCCGATCAGCAGAACATGGTCAATTATGGCGATGGCTTCTGTAGGTGTTTATACCGACATGGAGAAAGTAACCGGTGATGATATCCTGGTGCAAGGAGGAGTACTGTTTATTAAAAACTTCAATCCCCGTCTGGCTTTAGGCTTTGGGCCGGTTGTTTCCAATACTTTTGGTGTTCCTATGGTCTTACCTGGTATCTACTTTAACTGGCTTACTGCCGGACGCTACCGTTTACATGTCAATTTCCCAGAGAATATAGAGTTCGGTGCACAGTTGAGCCCTTCTTTTGAACTTAAATCGGTTGTTGAGCTTAGTGGAATGACTGCTGAAGTAAACAGGGACGATAAATCCATGCTATTAGGTTATCTGCAAATTGTAGCGGGTTTGAGGCCGGAATTTAAGCTGGGGAAATCAGTGACACTACAATTGACAGCGGGCACGACATTAACCCGGCAATTTTCTACGACAAGCAGAAAACTGAAGGACTTCTTTAAAGCAAAAGAACAGAAAGATCCGAGTTTCTCTACCACTGCTTATGGAGCAGTTGCACTCAAATGGAACCTGAGTAAAATCAAGAAATAAGAGGTATAAAAAAACCTCTTGAAAAGAGGTGTTTAACTGTGGTCTATAGGGAATCAGTTTATCTGCTAAGCAATTTCGTATAGACCACCTCTTTTAACAGGTCTTCACGGCGATTTCTGGAAATAGGAAGTTCATTGCCATTGATGAATATCCTGCCACCAGAAACTGAATCAATGTGGCTTATATTAATCAGGTAGGACTTATGAATTCTGAAAAAGTTATCGCTGGGTAAGGTCTCCTCCAGTGAGATCATCGTTTGGTGGATGATCAGTTCACGATCTTTAAAATGGAGTTTGGCATAATTCTGCATTCCTTCGATATATAAGATATCTACCCAGGATATCTTCTGGAAGCTATCACCCTGACGTACATATAAAAAAGTATCAATTGATTGCGGATGTTTAGGTGTTATATTCATTAAATGATGTTGTCTGGCCTTTAGCGCGGCTTGATAGAATCTTTTGAAAGTGATAGGTTTCAGCAGATAATCTACAATTGAAAGTCGGTAACCTTCTAGCGCGTGCTCAGAATAAGCGGTAGTCAGGATAGTTAATGGAGGATGTTCCAAAGATTCCAGAAACTCGAGTCCGGAAAGGTAAGGCATATTGATATCAAGAAACAGCAAATCGATATTTCCCTGCTGTAAATAATTTGCTGCTTCCATAGCATTGGCACATGTGCCGGCAACTTGTAGAAAATCCAGTCTACTGCAAAAATCCATGATACTTTCTCTTGCGACAGGTTCGTCGTCAATCACCAGGCATTGTAAAGGAGCTTCATATGTAGGGTTATGTGACATATTTATTTCTTTTGGGATAGTTGGATAGTCAATGCGACTTTGAATGTATTAATTGTTTTATCTATACTCAGCTGATGCTGCTGCGGATATAAGAGGATAAGTCTTTTTCTTACATTTTCAAGGCCAAGTCCATGACTATTGCCTTGTCTGGGTTGTTGCACAGAAGCCGAATTCTCTAACGTAAAAATCAGTTCGTTACCCTGTTGGCTCAGCATTAAGGTTACATATCCTTTTTCCATAGGCAAGCGCGATACGTGCTTAAATGCGTTCTCGACAAAAGGAACCAACAAAAGAGGAACAATGTTCCTCTTTCCGTCTTTGATGTTCCAAACGCAATCTACCTTTAATTCATCTCCCCAGCGGATTTTCTCCACAGCCACCAGATCTTTCAGGTATTGTACTTCACGTTCCAATAGCACAGTTTCTCTGTTACATTCATAAAGCTGATATCTTAATATATCAGAAAAT
The sequence above is drawn from the Pedobacter cryoconitis genome and encodes:
- a CDS encoding GAF domain-containing protein produces the protein MAEDLLIIKTESKEEQYQSLIPQIQALISGEDDLIANLANISAALKEQFGWLWVGFYLVKGEELVLGPFQGPVACTRIKSGKGVCGRSWQEAKTFIVEDVDKFPGHIACSSASRSEIVLPIVIDGDVFGVLDADSAELAQFDEIDELYLNQIISFIKA
- the nudK gene encoding GDP-mannose pyrophosphatase NudK gives rise to the protein MIDNIKIINTELLSDNWYTLKKITYQYSLKDGTVQTQDREAYDRGNGAVILLYNKEQQTVILTRQFRLPTYINGNESGLLIEACAGLLDKDNAEDCIKRETEEETGYQVTEVRKIFEAYMSPGSVTEILYFFIAAYTKDMKIHEGGGLAHEQENIEVLELSIDQAMAMVANGEIKDGKTIMLLQYVKLHQIV
- a CDS encoding AraC family transcriptional regulator, whose product is MNEIQLEKINFDVGKSFKYFSPRLRNTFFWHFHAEYELVYVEADAGIRHVGSHISGYTQSDLVFIGRNLPHLNFDYRLRNDYHQIVVQLRTDFLGSAISTSPEFSAIDQLFKKAALGIAFHRETKTIAVNKLKELAALDSFQQLIGLVEIFQLLAHSTETEILNDEKMSISFFLKDKIRMGAIYEYIDMHYNQKPDVNIVASKVNLTTAAFCRYFKKQTNMTFTDFVNQYRIDLAKNLLMQDKNVTETCYAVGFESLSYFNKLFNKIVGQNPSAFKKNWFQSFSS
- a CDS encoding DUF6268 family outer membrane beta-barrel protein, with product MKILQYCLIIIGLGLSLKASAQTGISGTIKADYVPFSNYIRADSVKTGSTSNFKRMQLGFSIPLSVKTDSSGRPKMWAVNVSGSYAKMENRDYGTKLFPTELLNAQVGLVHMRPISRTWSIMAMASVGVYTDMEKVTGDDILVQGGVLFIKNFNPRLALGFGPVVSNTFGVPMVLPGIYFNWLTAGRYRLHVNFPENIEFGAQLSPSFELKSVVELSGMTAEVNRDDKSMLLGYLQIVAGLRPEFKLGKSVTLQLTAGTTLTRQFSTTSRKLKDFFKAKEQKDPSFSTTAYGAVALKWNLSKIKK
- a CDS encoding LytR/AlgR family response regulator transcription factor, with translation MSHNPTYEAPLQCLVIDDEPVARESIMDFCSRLDFLQVAGTCANAMEAANYLQQGNIDLLFLDINMPYLSGLEFLESLEHPPLTILTTAYSEHALEGYRLSIVDYLLKPITFKRFYQAALKARQHHLMNITPKHPQSIDTFLYVRQGDSFQKISWVDILYIEGMQNYAKLHFKDRELIIHQTMISLEETLPSDNFFRIHKSYLINISHIDSVSGGRIFINGNELPISRNRREDLLKEVVYTKLLSR
- a CDS encoding phytanoyl-CoA dioxygenase family protein encodes the protein MENQTMNTMAHQDIPGNPSTAKSSGIRLNDRSQDKTLRLLTEQDWDFWITNGYVVIKNAVPRDQVKKTADYLWAYEGKDPDVIESWYKKPNAQMQMSELNNTGMVEIYNHQLLWDNRMYPKVHQAFADIWGTEKLWVTIDRANLNFPLRPGFEYKGFIHWDYDPETKPQNVQGVLALADQTDENMGGFQCIPELFRTYDTWKLTQPADRDHYKPDTTGFKLEKIKLEAGDLLIFNSSQPHGIRANTSTDQVRVAQYIAMMPAQEEDEDLRQWRIGSWENREAMQGYAFPGDPLEREKKNPVAELTPLGKKLLGLEKW
- a CDS encoding glyoxalase superfamily protein; protein product: MATIIPIFRIFDYDKAIEFYINWLGFKIDWEHKETGTPIYMQVSMQGILLHLTEHHGDCTPGARAYIADFENLKDFHQLLLAKDYKFNRPGLEKQSWNDQVDYMEVIDPFGNRLSFNG
- a CDS encoding class I SAM-dependent methyltransferase, with amino-acid sequence MSAHLNKPDFKEIAGQLSCPSGDTGIKTAETMAVNNGHMIALTIAALDPKSNDVLLEIGPGNGSHVISLLAATKHLLYYGVDISTLMVQEAIRINSEAVSSGRADFSLSDGMQLNFAAGFFTKVFTINTLYFWKDPKAYVTEIRRVLRPGGLFSLTFAPREFMEKLPFTPYGFRLYSREEAEELLISNGFEIEEVHFHKEMVRSNAAGMEVERDIIIINAIRSAD